Proteins co-encoded in one Sus scrofa isolate TJ Tabasco breed Duroc chromosome 14, Sscrofa11.1, whole genome shotgun sequence genomic window:
- the PHYHIP gene encoding phytanoyl-CoA hydroxylase-interacting protein yields MELLSTPHSIEVNNITCDSFRISWAMENSDLERVTHYFIDLNKKENKNSNKFKHRDVPTKLVAKAVPLPMTVRGHWFLSPRTEYSVAVQTAVKQSDGEYLVSGWSETVEFCTGDYAKEHLAQLQEKAEQIAGRMLRFSVFYRNHHKEYFQHARTHCGNMLQPYLKDNSGSHGSPTSGMLHGVFFSCNTEFNTGQPPQDSPYGRWRFQIPAQRLFNPSTNLYFADFYCMYTAYHYAILVLAPKGSLGDRFCRDRLPLLDIACNKFLTCSVEDGELVFRHAQDLILEIIYTEPVDLSLGTLGEISGHQLMSLSTADAKKDPSCKTCNISVGR; encoded by the exons ATGGAGCTGCTGTCCACGCCCCACAGCATCGAGGTCAACAATATCACCTGCGACTCCTTCCGCATCTCCTGGGCCATGGAGAACAGTGACCTGGAGCGGGTCACCCACTACTTCATTGACCTGAACAAGAAGGAGAATAAGAACTCCAACAAGTTCAAGCACCGG gatgtccccACCAAGCTGGTGGCCAAGGCCGTACCACTGCCCATGACAGTGAGAGGCCACTGGTTCCTGAGCCCCCGCACGGAGTACAGCGTGGCGGTGCAGACGGCCGTGAAGCAGAGCGATGGGGAGTACCTGGTGTCTGGCTGGAGTGAGACGGTCGAGTTCTGCACGGGAG ATTATGCCAAGGAGCACCTGGCCCAGCTGCAGGAGAAGGCTGAGCAGATTGCCGGCCGCATGCTCCGCTTCTCCGTCTTCTACCGAAACCATCACAAGGAGTACTTCCAGCACGCCAG GACCCACTGCGGGAACATGCTGCAGCCCTACCTGAAGGACAACAGCGGCAGCCACGGCTCCCCTACCAGCGGCATGCTCCACGGCGTCTTCTTCAGCTGCAACACGGAGTTCAACACAGGCCAGCCCCCGCAGGACTCCCCCTACGGCCGCTGGCGCTTCCAGATCCCCGCCCAGCGCCTTTTCAACCCCAGCACCAACCTCTACTTTGCGGACTTCTACTGTATGTACACGGCCTACCACTACGCCATCCTGGTGCTGGCCCCCAAGGGCTCCCTGGGGGACCGCTTCTGCCGTGACCGCCTGCCCCTCTTAGACATTGCCTGCAACAAGTTCCTGACCTGCAGCGTGGAGGACGGGGAGCTGGTCTTCCGCCACGCCCAGGACCTCATCCTGGAGATCATCTACACTGAGCCCGTCGACCTGTCCCTGGGCACCCTGGGGGAGATCAGTGGGCACCAGCTCATGAGCCTCTCCACTGCGGATGCCAAGAAAGACCCCAGCTGCAAGACCTGCAACATCAGCGTGGGCCGCTAG